One window of Dysgonomonas mossii genomic DNA carries:
- the gpmA gene encoding 2,3-diphosphoglycerate-dependent phosphoglycerate mutase has protein sequence MKKVVLIRHGESVWNKENRFTGWTNVDLSEQGVQEAIKAGKLLKEEGFKFTLAYTSYLKRAVKTLNNILDQMDLDWIPVEKTWRLNEKHYGMLQGLNKAETAEKYGDEQVLVWRRSYDVPPAALEPTDPRSASQDPRYADVPKAYIPETEALKETVDRILPYWQEVIYPSLMCHDEIIVAAHGNSLRGIIKYLKGISDEDIVSLNLPTAVPYVFEFDNDLNLVKDYFLGDPEEIKKLMDAVANQGKKK, from the coding sequence ATGAAAAAAGTAGTATTAATTCGCCACGGAGAAAGCGTTTGGAACAAAGAGAACCGCTTTACAGGATGGACAAACGTTGACTTGTCGGAGCAAGGAGTACAAGAAGCTATAAAAGCCGGAAAACTATTGAAAGAAGAAGGTTTCAAATTCACATTAGCTTATACTTCTTATCTGAAAAGAGCTGTTAAAACGTTGAATAATATCCTTGACCAAATGGACTTGGATTGGATTCCTGTTGAAAAAACATGGCGTTTGAACGAAAAACATTACGGTATGCTTCAAGGCTTGAACAAAGCTGAGACTGCTGAGAAATACGGTGACGAACAAGTACTTGTTTGGAGACGTAGCTACGATGTTCCACCTGCTGCACTAGAGCCAACAGACCCTCGTTCAGCTTCTCAAGATCCTCGTTACGCAGATGTACCTAAAGCATATATCCCTGAAACAGAAGCATTGAAAGAAACAGTAGATCGTATCCTTCCATACTGGCAAGAAGTTATCTACCCATCATTGATGTGTCACGATGAAATTATCGTTGCAGCACATGGAAACAGCTTACGTGGTATCATCAAATATCTGAAAGGTATTTCGGACGAAGATATCGTAAGCTTGAACCTACCTACAGCTGTACCTTACGTTTTTGAATTCGACAATGATTTGAACCTCGTGAAAGATTATTTCCTTGGTGATCCTGAAGAAATCAAAAAACTGATGGATGCTGTTGCTAATCAGGGAAAAAAGAAATAA
- a CDS encoding chloride channel protein, with amino-acid sequence MSRKKLYNRFLVWKTQNVKEKQMVLFVSFLIGIFTALAAFILKSAIHFIQHLLTSPFLTEGANYMYLIYPIVGILIAGMFVRYIVRDDISHGVTKILYAISQRKSFIKLHNVYTSIVASSITIGFGGSVGAEAPIVLTGSAIGSNLGRFFKVEQKYLMLLIGCGAAGAIAGIFKAPIAGLVFVVEVLMLDLTTFTVLPLLVTSVTAATISYLTMGTSAMFNYAYTEPFTLERIPYVILLGIFCGLVSLYFTRAMGWTEGIFHKMSYWQKFTFGASILSILIFLMPPLYGEGYDTIEALISGTKNYTGLLDNSVFFEFKDTRWTIVLFLAGVLLMKVFATSATNGAGGTGGIFAPSLFLGCIAGFVFSFTINHSRLTGFAPLLPEENFALMGMAGVMAGVMHAPLTGTFLIAELTGGYELLLPLMIVSICSYVVIKFFEPHSIYSMRLAKKGELITHHKDKAVLTLMNIEKLIESNFQTVSPDMYLGDMVRVISQSSRNVFPVLDEQKRFLGIVLMDNIRNIMFRPELYNRFKVSRFMTSPPAIVVVGMTMESIMKSFDETKAWNLPVVDQNDVYLGFISKSNILDVYRGVLAENFVEE; translated from the coding sequence ATGTCACGCAAAAAACTTTATAACAGATTCCTTGTCTGGAAGACCCAAAATGTAAAAGAGAAACAGATGGTCTTGTTCGTAAGTTTCCTGATCGGAATATTTACAGCATTAGCAGCTTTTATCCTTAAAAGTGCAATTCACTTTATACAACATCTTCTTACTTCTCCTTTCCTCACAGAAGGCGCTAACTATATGTACCTCATATATCCTATAGTTGGTATTTTAATCGCCGGAATGTTTGTTCGCTACATCGTGAGAGATGATATCAGCCATGGTGTTACAAAAATATTGTATGCTATATCTCAGCGTAAAAGCTTTATAAAGCTCCATAATGTATATACCTCTATTGTAGCCAGTTCTATTACAATTGGTTTTGGGGGATCGGTTGGAGCGGAAGCACCTATTGTACTTACGGGATCGGCTATCGGGTCTAATCTGGGACGTTTCTTTAAGGTAGAACAGAAATACCTGATGCTGCTGATCGGATGTGGTGCTGCGGGTGCTATTGCGGGTATCTTTAAAGCACCTATTGCGGGATTGGTTTTTGTGGTGGAAGTATTGATGCTCGACCTGACAACGTTTACTGTACTCCCGTTGTTGGTAACATCTGTAACGGCAGCTACGATTTCATATCTGACGATGGGGACTTCGGCAATGTTTAATTATGCCTATACAGAGCCTTTTACCCTCGAACGTATTCCTTATGTTATTTTGCTGGGGATTTTTTGCGGATTGGTTTCTCTCTATTTTACCCGTGCTATGGGGTGGACAGAAGGAATATTTCACAAGATGTCATACTGGCAAAAGTTTACATTTGGTGCAAGCATATTGAGTATATTAATATTTTTGATGCCTCCTCTTTACGGAGAAGGTTATGATACAATAGAGGCATTGATCAGTGGAACAAAGAACTACACTGGGTTGTTGGACAATAGTGTTTTCTTTGAATTTAAAGATACCCGTTGGACTATCGTCTTATTTCTTGCGGGAGTTCTGCTGATGAAAGTATTTGCGACCAGTGCAACCAACGGTGCAGGAGGAACAGGGGGGATATTTGCTCCATCCTTATTCTTGGGTTGTATTGCCGGATTTGTATTTTCTTTTACTATAAATCACTCACGACTAACAGGCTTTGCACCGTTATTGCCGGAAGAGAATTTCGCATTAATGGGAATGGCAGGTGTAATGGCAGGTGTAATGCATGCCCCTTTAACGGGAACATTCCTGATTGCAGAGCTGACGGGTGGATATGAACTGCTACTCCCTCTGATGATTGTTTCTATCTGTTCTTATGTGGTGATCAAGTTTTTTGAGCCACATAGTATCTATTCGATGCGTCTGGCAAAGAAAGGGGAGCTTATAACTCACCATAAGGATAAAGCCGTACTTACACTGATGAATATTGAGAAACTAATAGAATCTAATTTTCAGACAGTGAGCCCTGATATGTACCTAGGCGATATGGTGAGAGTTATATCTCAATCATCTCGCAATGTCTTTCCTGTTTTAGATGAACAAAAGAGATTCTTGGGTATTGTTCTTATGGATAATATCCGAAATATTATGTTTCGCCCCGAATTATACAACCGTTTCAAGGTATCACGCTTCATGACATCACCTCCGGCTATTGTGGTTGTAGGTATGACTATGGAATCTATAATGAAGAGCTTTGACGAAACTAAGGCTTGGAACTTACCTGTGGTAGACCAGAATGATGTATATCTGGGATTTATCTCCAAATCTAACATTTTGGATGTATACAGAGGGGTATTAGCTGAGAACTTTGTGGAAGAATGA